The Coriobacteriia bacterium region GGCGAAATAATAAGTTCCACAACTGACTAAGATATTTGGGCGTTTGAAGAATCTTGTTCGCTGTCGTGGATAGCTCATATTTTGCACGAGGCGAATCACGTAGAAAATCCGCAAGTTCGCGGTCAGAACACATCCTACCCGTGTGACCAACTTATAGGGCCCTAAAAAGGAGGGAAGACAATTGTCGCCGGAGCAGTTTTGTCTTGAGAATGAGGCAGTTGCTCTGAGCAACTGCCTCATTCTCGCCCCGGAACATTTCCCGTTTCAAAAAGAAGGGGGGGATGACGCACGCATCTCCCCTTCCCGCAAATCTCTATGGTGTCGTGACTAGACGATACCCTGGGCCATCATCGCGTCGGCAACCTTGAGGAAGCCCGCAATGTTCGCACCCATGACGTAGTTGCCCTCGTGGCCGTACTCGCGTGCGGCATCGTCAGCGGCATGGAAGATGCCCTGCATGATGCCCTTGAGCTTCGCATCGACCTCTTCGAAGGTCCAGGAGAGACGCTCGGAGTTCTGGCTCATTTCCAGGCCGCTCGTGGCAACGCCACCGGCATTGGCGGCCTTGCCCGGGAAGAACGCGACGCCGTTTTGCTGCAGGTACTGAGTCGCCTCGAGCGTAGTCGGCATGTTCGCGCCCTCGGTGAGAATCTTGCAACCGTTGGCGACAAGGTTCTTGGCATCCTCGATATGCACCTCGTTCTGCGTCGCACACGGCATGGCGATGTCGCAGGGGGTGACCCACACGCCGGCGCCCTCGTGGTATTCGACGGTCGCATGGTCGCAGCGCTTCGCGTACTCGCTCAGGCGACCGCGCTCGACTTCCTTGATCTGCTTGACAAGTTCAAGGTCGATGCCGGACGGGTCGTAGACCCAGCCCGTGGAATCGGACATGGTGACGACGGTCGCGCCGAGCTGCGTGGCCTTCTCGCAGGCATAGATGGCGACGTTGCCCGAACCGGACAGGCACACCGTCTTGCCCTTGTAGGAATCGTTGTTGCAGTTGAGGTACTCCTCGGTGAAGTACACGGCACCGTAGCCGGTTGCCTCGGTGCGAGCCAGCGAACCACCGTAGGAGAGGCCCTTGCCCGTGAGCACGCCAGTCCACTCGTTGCGGATGCGCTTGTACTGGCCGAACATGAAGCCAATCTCGCGCGCGCCCGTGCCAATGTCACCAGCCGGGACATCGGTATCGGCACCGATGTGACGCTGCAGCTCGGTCATGAAGGACTGGCAGAAGCGCATGACCTCACCATCGCTGCGACCCTTGGGATCGAAATCGCAGCCACCCTTGCCGCCGCCCATCGGCAGCGTGGTGAGGCTGTTCTTGAAGACCTGCTCGAAGCCGAGGAACTTGAGGATGGAGAGGTTCACGCTCGGATGCAGGCGCAGGCCACCCTTGTAGGGGCCGATGGCGCTGTTGAACTGCACGCGGAACGCACGATTGACCTGAACCTTGCCGTCGTCATCCACCCACGGCACGCGGAAGGTGATGATGCGCTCGGGCTCGACGATGCGCTCGAGCAGACCGGCCTCCTCGTACTCGGGATGGGCTTCGATGACGGGCTCGAGAGATTCGAGAACCTCGGTCACGGCCTGGATGAACTCAGGCTGGTCGGCGTCCTTTGCCTTGACCTGTTCGATAATGCGCTGTACGTAACTCACGGTTTTCTCCTTGTCTATGACGGGACGCGTGCATTATAGGTTTTGAAGTTCCCATAACGTTGCCGAATTAATGAAATCGAAACATTCGCGACACTACCATCGGATGGCAAACTGGACGCGTTATGGCACCCCGCATGTGCCATATCATGCAAAACTTGACACGCATGCTCAGACACGTGAAGTGACAGAGGACGGGGATAATGTCATCTGTCACCCGAGACCAGACAAAAGTGCTCCGGCGACAATTGTCTGGTCTCGCATCTGTCTGGTCTCGCCGTCCCTCGAGCATCATCCACCGTGGTAAAGTAGCAGAACATACGTTTTGGGGAGGAACCATGAGCCTGCTTCAATCTAGCGACGAATACTGGGAGTTCCTGGGACAGTGCACGCGGTGCGGACATTGCACGCAGGCCTGCGAGTCGCTCACCATGGCCGACATGACGCTCGGTGACATCGCCAAGGGTCTGCTGGATGCCCAGCGCAATGCCAGCTCAGCCGAGGAGCTTGCCATCGAGCTCGCCAGCAATCCACAGCTTACCCAGGCGGTGCGCAGCTGCTTCTTCTGCACCACCTGCAAAAACACCTGCTTCGCGCACAACAACGTCTCCGCCCTCATATACCACGCGCGTGACGACTACCAAAAGCTCGGTCTCATTCCCCGTGACACCTACTCGAGCGTCGAGGTCGATCGTGAATGGGATATCTTCACCGCCTATCGCGCCATCTACGGTATCGACCTTACCGACCTCACGCGCCATATCGAGACCGCGAACCATGACGCCGCGACGGACTGCGAAATCGCGTTCTTCCCCGGCTGCTCGCTTGCAGCCTACGCGCCCGAACTCACGCGCGAGATCTTCGAGACGCTCGACGAGTTGGGCGGCAAGGCGACGATGATCGACCATTGCTGCGGATCGCCCCTCAAGAGCGCCGGCTTCTTTGACCGCGCCGAGGCGCTCTGCGACCGCAACTGCGCCGAAATCGCCTCTTCGGGAGCCCACACGCTCGTCTGCGTATGCCCTGGCTGCAAAAACGCCATGCAGGCCGCCCTCGACCGCAATGGCATGGACGTGCGTGCCGTGAGCCTCTCGGCGTTCCTCCTCGAGCACGGCTTCACGCCCAAGCATCCGCTTCCCGAGGGGAATTACTGCATGTCCAAGGCATGCCAAGACCGTGATGGCAGCTGCTTGGATGCCACCCTGGAGGTGCTCGGCCTCGACGGAGACACCGTCGAAATCTTCCACGGCTGCTGCGGCGCCGGCGGTGCGGTCAACTCGTTTGAGCCCGACCGCGTGGACGGCCAGACCGAGCTGAAGCTCTCCTTCGCGCCCGAGGGTTCGACCGTCGTGACCATGTGCCCCACTTGCACCTATACCTATGCCTTCTACCTGATGAACCACCCGCGCGGGCTCGGCAACAAGCACTATGCCGAGCTGCTCTTCGACACCCAAATAGATTGGGACCTCGTCTACGCGCAACTCTCGGGCATGTGGACGGGCGAGTACGGTCCGTGGCTTTCGCAAGTCTTCGCATAGAAGGGGATGATGAGCATGAACGCACATGAGATGACAGACGCGGCTCCCGTTGCCATCATCGGCTTTGGCGCTGCTGGCTTCAACACCGCCGTCGGCTTGCGAACGAACGGGTACACGGGCCCCATACGCGTGTTTTCAGACATCGAAACGCTTCCCTACAGCCCCATACTCACTTCCTACTACGCGGGCGGAGAGCTCGATTACGAGGAATGCTTCCCGTGGAGCCAGGCCGAGATCGACGAACTCGGCCTCGACATCGTGCAGGAAGGTCCCGTCATCAAACTCGATACCAAGGACCATCTCGTATATACGAGCCAAAACTCCTATCCGTACTCCAAGTGCGTCATCGCGTCGGGCTCCGTCCCCACGCCCGTCGGCTTCCCACGCGATTGCGGCTATGCTCCCCTCATGCTCAGGACCATGGACGACGCCGAACGCCTCAAGGCCGCCATCACTAACTCCGGCTGCAAGCGCATGCTCGTGAGCGGTACTTCCATGGTCTCTCTCAAGACGGTCGAGGCGTGCCTCAACCGCGGCGTGGAGGTCACGCTTGTCGGCATCATGGACCACGTGCTCGACATGAACGCACTGCCCCAGGCAGCCGAGCGTTTCGAGCGGGGCCTCGTCGCGCAGGGCGTCACCCTCAAGCTCGCCAACCCCATCAAGGCGGTCGAGGTCATCGATGATGCCACCCACCCCCTCGGCCGTCGCCTCGAGGTCACGTTTGCCGATGGCGATGTCGAGAGCTTTGACGAAATCTTCGTCGCCCACGGCATGCGCAACAACCTCGGCTTCGTCGAGGAAGGGTCCCTCGCGATGGATCGTGGCATCATAGTCGACGAGTTCATGCGCTCAAGCGACCCGGACGTCTATGCCGCCGGTGACGTCGTGCAGGCGACCGAGCTCATCAGCGGCGAGAAGCGCATCGTCGGCATCTGGAAGAACGCTGCGCTCCAAGGCGCATGCGCAGGCCGGGCAATTGCCGCCGAGCTTGCCGGCAACGAGCCTTCACGGCCCTGTCTCGAATCGCTCGCGATGAACACCATCTGCGTACGCGAGACGCTTTTCATCTCAGCCGGCACCATCATGCTCGATGACAATAGTCGCGTGGAGACGGAAGTCGACGACACCATGACCGTCGTGCGCATCTTCGAGGGCGACGGCGACACGCGGCGCCTCATAGGCTTCAACATCGCATGCGATGTAGACGAGCCAGGCGGGGATGCCTACGACCTGGGCGCCATGCTCACCATGCGCATACGCGAGGACTGCTCCCGAGCGGGGAAATGAGACACTTGCTCAGAGCAAAGTCTCGTTTTGCAGAGAAGGATGAGAGATGACCGATAAGAAAGCCCGTCGCTTCAACCTGACCACGTGGATACTCATATCGCTTGTCGCGGGCATCATCGTGGGCCTCGCGTGCAGCTATCTCATTCCGGCTGGCTCACCCGCCGATGACATCTTCATCGAGGGCATCTGCTATGTCTGCGGCCAATGGTTCGTGCGCCTCATGCAGATGCTCGTCGTGCCACTTGTCTTCTGCTCGATCGTCTGCGGCGCGGCGTCCATGAGCGACCCCAAGATGCTCGGAAAGGTCGGCATCGGCACCATCGCAATCTACCTGCTCACCACGGCGCTTGCCGTCGTCATCGCCATCATGCTCGCCGAAGTCTGCAAACCGGGCATGGGGCTTGACATGGCAGCCGTCGTCACCGTCGAGCCAACCGTGACGACGACCGAGCAAACCTTCGCCGACATGCTCATCAACATCATTCCCAAGAACGTCGTGACGGCGATGAACAACGGCGACATGCTTCCCATCATCTTTTTCGCCCTCATGCTCGGCTTCATCTTGGGACGTCTTGGCAAGAAGGTCGCCACGGTCAATCGCTTCTTCACGCAGTTCAACGCCATCATGATGAAGATGATCGGCGTCATCTTGCGCGTCGCCCCCATCGGCATCTTCTGCCTCATCACGCGCACCTTCTGCAATCTGGGCATCTCGGGCGTACTGCCCATGGTCAAGTTCATCGGCACCGTGTACCTCGGACTTGCCGTGCAGCTGCTCGTCGTCTATATGCTCATCCTCTTCATCGGCACGCGCCTCAACCCCTTCCACTTCCTGCACAAGTTCTGGCCGGTCATGGCATTCGCGTTCTCCACGAGCTCGAGCAACGCCACCATCCCGCTCAACATGGAGACGCTCGAGAAGAAGATGGGTGTCGATAACCGCGTCGCCTCCTTCACCATCCCGCTGGGCGCCACCATCAACATGGACGGTACCGCCATCATGCAGGGTGCCGCCGTCGTCTTCATTGCCCAGGCATTTGGCATTGACCTCACGTTCGCCGCACTCGTCACCGTCGTGCTCACGGCCGTGACCGCCTCCATCGGCACGGCCGGCGTACCCGGCGTGGGCACTATCATGCTCGCCATGGTCTTCGACTCCATCGGGCTTCCCGCCGAGGGCGTCGCAATGATCATGGGCATCGACCGCCTCCTCGACATGGGTCGTACTGCCATCAACATCACGGGCGATGCCGTCGTCACAACCGTCATGGCGAACTTTGTCAGATTGCTCGACAAGGACGTGTACCGCAACAAAGACTACGGTGCGATCAGCGAGTCGGAGCTCGATGCGCCGACCGATCCCGTCGATTATGATGAGTTTACCGAACATGGCGATCCCACCGAGGTCGGCGAGCAGGGAGAGCCTGATCGATTCAAGGACATGGACTACCCACGTGTCGGCAAGGGAGCAGATGATGAGTAACTACCAAGTTGAGGACCTGATCCTCGAGCATGACGAGAAACGCATTTTCGGTCGCATCTATCTTCCCGACGAAGCCGCGAATGGCAAGCGCGTGCCGCTCGTGATCTGCGCCCATGGCTTCGGCGGCAACAACGAGTCCTGCGAAGCCTACGCACGCGAGTTCGCAAAACGCGGCTATGCGGCCTACTGCCTCGATTTCTGCGGTGCGGCTAACTCCAAATCGAGCGGCGATACGAGCGAGATGACCATCTTCACCGAGCAGGCTGATATGGAGGATTCCTACACGGAGCTTGCAGAGCTCGGCTACGTCGATCTCAATAACGTCTTCCTCTTTGGCATGAGCATGGGTGGCGCCGTTGCCGCACTTGCTGCCGCAAACAAGAGCAACCTCATCAAGGGTCTCATTCTGCTTTATCCCGCCTTCAGCATCCCCGGCGACGTACGACGCGCGTGGCCCAATCGCGATGAGTTTCCCGAGAGCTTTGGCATCTTCAACGCCGAGGTCGGTCGTGCCTTCATCGAGGCAATCTATGACTTCGACTTTTACGAGCACATCACCAAATACGCCGGTCCCGTACTTATCTTGCACGGCATGAGCGACGACATCGTCGCATCGGGCTATTCCGTACGCGCCGTCAACATCTACCCACGCGCAGATCTCGAGCTCATCGGAGAGGTCGGTCACGGCTTTACGGGCGGTGCCTTCAAGTACGCCGTACGCAAGATCGTCGGCTTCCTCGATGAAGAGGCCGATCTTCCCGACGAGTCAGGCCTTAACGGCGACCTGAACTTCAAAGGCGGCGGGATGTTCGGCTAAGCACAACGCGGGCTTGCTTTCGCACCCGATGAGACACATTGGACAGGTACATCTGTCTCATTGCATGCAATGAGACAGATGTACCTGTCCAATGTGTCTCATTCGCCATCGACCCGTCACCGAAAAGTTTATTCATCAGAAAAAATAATAATTGCCAAATTTATATCCTGCTGTAAATATAATCTCATTACAGAACAGTTATCTGTTCGTGAAGCACAGCAAGGAGGATTTCATGAGAAAAAGCAAACTCGCCAAGGTGCTGACATGCGGCGTGGTGGCCGCGGGCCTTATCGCCACCCTGGGCCTCACGGCTTGCGGCGGTTCGAACGCGAGCTCGTCGGCGAGCTCGAATGTGGAGTTGCAGGTCTTTGCAGCTAACTCGCTTTCCAAGGCCATGGACGAAGCCCAGGAGCTCTACACGCAGCAGACGGGCGTGACCTTCGCCGACACGCAGTACAAGGCATCCGGCGAGCTCAACGAGATGCTCAAAGCTGGCTCCTATGCCGACCTCGAGATTACCGCTTCCAAGGGCACCATGGATACGGCGGTGCAGGAAGGCTACGTGGATGAGTCCACGCGTACCGACATGTTCACCAACGAACTCGTCATCGTCGCCAAGGAGGACTCCGCCCTTCAAGATGTCACCCTTCAGCAAATCGCCAGCGGCGACCTCACCGTCTGCGTAGGCGATGACTCCGTTCCGGCCGGCAACTATGCCGCCCAGGCACTTTCCACCGTTGGCGCCTACCAGCCGCCCGCAGCTGACGCCAGCAAAAGTGGCAAGGACATCTCTGGCAAGGGCGGTCGGTACGTGGGCATCACCCCCATCCTGCAGACGTCGGTCGGCAACGTGTGCAAGCAGGCGGAAAACGGCGATGTTGACGTCGCCATCGTCTACAGCTCCGACGTATACCGCTTTGGCGGCGTGAAGGTTGTCGGCATCATCCCCGATGACACCCACAAGGCCATCGTCTATCCCGGTGCCGTGTGCAAGGACTCCAAGAACGCGCAGGCTGCCAACGACTTCATGCAGTGGTGCATCACCGACCCCGATGCCCAGAAGATCTTCCAGAAGTGGGGCTTTGACCTCTCCTAATCCATAGGAATCATTGCTGCGGCGCGGATGACCCATCGGTTATCCGCGCCGCTTGCGTATAACCTCGTTTCAGATTATTTGCAAAGGCATATAATCCTGTTATCCCATCAGGAAAAAGATTGGCAGTCGCACGGAGACGCCCTGTCAATCCCTTCGAGACGACAAGGACTGGCACCCATGGTTCTGGGGAGCTTCATACAACGTGGGCTTGGTTTCATGCTTGCCCTTGTGCTTGCGATCACCGCGCTCTCGTGCGTCATGCCGTGCCCGGCAGCCGCCACCGATGACGAGCTCGGCAGCGTGGACAGCCCTGCCGTCGACAACGCAGGCGAACAGCAGACCGTCAACGGGGTCACCGTCTCCGCCGAGGGGGACAGCGCTCTCATCGAAGGATGCAGCTTCGGCATCAACGATTTCTACCGTGCCCAGGCCGGCTCCAACAAGGCGGTCGGCGACAGGTACTGGGGCTATAACTACTACATCGGCACTGAGCCTGACAATCTCTCGGTCATATCAACCGGCGATTACGCCGTGGTCTACATTCCCAAGGCAACCCAGGAGGCCTTCGGCTTCCTCTACGATAACCACAACGACCAGGATTACATCAAGCGTTACTTCACCGCCTTGGACGACGCGAACGCGAAGGGTTCCTCGCGACTCTCCAACGTCTCCAAATGGTATTTCACCGAACAGCAGTCCTTCGAGGTGAATGGCGTCGTCTTCAACTTCGATCAGGAACTCGACGAAGGGCGCTACTACGCCTACATCATTGGCTCTGATGGCAGCGACGTGACCAGCAAGGCAAGCAGCAACCAGGTCAGACTCGACTTTGCCGACTTCGCTCGAGCCGTGCCGCCCTCGGACGTGCAAATCGTCCAGGCGAGCACGGGCCTTGCATGGCTTGCAAACTTCCTCGCGACCATGGACTACAGTCCGCTATGGGTTACCTTGCGCACGACGCTCATCGCCATTGTGTTCATCTTCATCCTGGGTCTCGCAGCCGCCTACTTCACGATGCGCATCTCGCCGCGCGCTCAGTCCATCTTCGACGCGATCTTCACCATCCCCATGGTGTTGCCACCCACGGTCTGCGGCTTCTTGCTGCTCCTTGCCTTCGGTCGTTCCACGCCCGTAGGCCAGTGGTTCATCGACGTGGGATTCCCCCTCGTCTTCAGCTGGCAGGCAACGGTCATTGCAGCAGTCGTCGTAGCCTTTCCGCTCATGTACCGCAGCTCGCGCGGCGCCTTCGAGAACCTCGATCCCAACATGCTCGATGCGGCGCGTACGCTCGGCTGGTCGAACCTGCGCATCTTCTTCAAGCTCATGCTGCCGCTTGCCTGGTCCTCCATCGCCGCGGCTACGGTGCTCGCCTATGCGCGTGCATTGGGCGAGTTTGGCGCGACGCTGTTCCTCGCGGGCAATTACGCAGGCGTCACACGCACCATCCCCATCGCCATCTACTTCGAGTGGATGAACGGTAACACGGACATCGCCATCTTCTGGACCATCGTCATCATCATCTTCAGCTTCATCGTCATCATGTTCATCAACCTGTGGTCGAGCAGGACGACAAAGTACCGTCGCAGGCAGACAAGCAAGAAGAAGCACGGTGCAGACCACGGCACGCACACGCCACACCTGGAAGGCGGCCTGGAGTCCGCCATCGCGACCGAAGACGCCGGACTGCCCGAGGGGGCGCGCTCATGAGCCTGCAGATGGACTTCAGAAAATCCCTTGGCGATTTCTCCCTCGACGTGAGCGTCGAAGCCGGTATGGAGACGCTCGGCTTCCTCGGTGCCTCGGGTTGCGGCAAGAGCCTCACGATGCGCTGTATCGCGGGTATCGAAACGCCTGACGAGGGACGTATCGTCGTGAACGACACCGTCTACTTCGACTCCGCCGCAAAGGTCAACCTGAGTCCCCAGCAGCGCAAAACGGCTTTGCTCTTCCAGAACTACATGCTCTTTCCCAACATGACCATCGAGCAGAACGTAGCAGCAGGCATACCCAAGACGGTGAGCAAGGGTGATCGTGACGCCATCGTCACGACCGAACTCAGGCGCTTCAGCCTCGAGGGCTTTAGCAAGCGCTACCCCGCCCAGCTCTCCGGTGGCCAGCAGCAGCGCGTGGCTCTTGCACGCATGCTCGCGGCACGGCCCGGCATTCTCATGCTCGACGAGCCGTTCTCCGCGCTTGACTCGCATCTCAAGAGTGTGCTCGAGCAAAACCTCGTTGACCTCTTCGAGGCCTTTGAGGGGACCATCCTCTACGTGAGCCACGACATAGACGAAGCGCTGCGCTTCTGCGACCGCATCGCCGTAGTCGATGACGGTCACATACTCGAGATCGATTCGAACGACGAGCTCGTGAACAACCCGCAATCCGAGGCGGCCCTCAAGCTCTCGGGCTGCAAGAACACCACGCCCGTCATCAAGGCCGACGAGCACGCCGTGTGGGCGCCCAAATGGGGCGTGCGCATCGAGTGCGAGCGGGAAGTGCCCGATGACGTGCGATTCCTGGGCGTGCGCGCATTCTACCTCGAGCGCGCGAGCGGGCCGGGCACCAACAACTACCGCGTGCGCGTCGACCGCATCAGCGACTCGCGCTTCGAGCGAAGCGCGCTACTCGGCTTCCTCGACCGCGACAGCTCGTTTGCGCCGGCTGTCGAGCGCAGCGATGACGAGATGAGGTTCTTGCACCAGCACCTGTTCTGGCGCATCGACAAGCTCAAGGACGGCCCGGAGGTGTGGCCCGAAATGGGCGAGGAGCTCTGGGTGCACCTTCCGCAGGAGAAGATCTACCTGGTGAGCAGATAGAACGTGCCAGGGGCCAGACCCCTGGCACGTCAATACCTTGCGTATTTCGCCGGCTCCTAGTGCGGGTGCGCCACGAAGATGATCCAGTAACGCTCCCAGATTCCCGCAAGCAGGCAAATCGCCCCGGCAACGGCGACTCCGATGGGCCCGAAGAAGCAGGCCGCGATGGCGCAAATGCCCGCGATGCCGTAGACGATCACCGCATTGAGCGCGAGGCGGGCCTTGG contains the following coding sequences:
- a CDS encoding NADP-specific glutamate dehydrogenase encodes the protein MSYVQRIIEQVKAKDADQPEFIQAVTEVLESLEPVIEAHPEYEEAGLLERIVEPERIITFRVPWVDDDGKVQVNRAFRVQFNSAIGPYKGGLRLHPSVNLSILKFLGFEQVFKNSLTTLPMGGGKGGCDFDPKGRSDGEVMRFCQSFMTELQRHIGADTDVPAGDIGTGAREIGFMFGQYKRIRNEWTGVLTGKGLSYGGSLARTEATGYGAVYFTEEYLNCNNDSYKGKTVCLSGSGNVAIYACEKATQLGATVVTMSDSTGWVYDPSGIDLELVKQIKEVERGRLSEYAKRCDHATVEYHEGAGVWVTPCDIAMPCATQNEVHIEDAKNLVANGCKILTEGANMPTTLEATQYLQQNGVAFFPGKAANAGGVATSGLEMSQNSERLSWTFEEVDAKLKGIMQGIFHAADDAAREYGHEGNYVMGANIAGFLKVADAMMAQGIV
- a CDS encoding dicarboxylate/amino acid:cation symporter, which codes for MTDKKARRFNLTTWILISLVAGIIVGLACSYLIPAGSPADDIFIEGICYVCGQWFVRLMQMLVVPLVFCSIVCGAASMSDPKMLGKVGIGTIAIYLLTTALAVVIAIMLAEVCKPGMGLDMAAVVTVEPTVTTTEQTFADMLINIIPKNVVTAMNNGDMLPIIFFALMLGFILGRLGKKVATVNRFFTQFNAIMMKMIGVILRVAPIGIFCLITRTFCNLGISGVLPMVKFIGTVYLGLAVQLLVVYMLILFIGTRLNPFHFLHKFWPVMAFAFSTSSSNATIPLNMETLEKKMGVDNRVASFTIPLGATINMDGTAIMQGAAVVFIAQAFGIDLTFAALVTVVLTAVTASIGTAGVPGVGTIMLAMVFDSIGLPAEGVAMIMGIDRLLDMGRTAINITGDAVVTTVMANFVRLLDKDVYRNKDYGAISESELDAPTDPVDYDEFTEHGDPTEVGEQGEPDRFKDMDYPRVGKGADDE
- a CDS encoding molybdenum ABC transporter substrate-binding protein, whose translation is MRKSKLAKVLTCGVVAAGLIATLGLTACGGSNASSSASSNVELQVFAANSLSKAMDEAQELYTQQTGVTFADTQYKASGELNEMLKAGSYADLEITASKGTMDTAVQEGYVDESTRTDMFTNELVIVAKEDSALQDVTLQQIASGDLTVCVGDDSVPAGNYAAQALSTVGAYQPPAADASKSGKDISGKGGRYVGITPILQTSVGNVCKQAENGDVDVAIVYSSDVYRFGGVKVVGIIPDDTHKAIVYPGAVCKDSKNAQAANDFMQWCITDPDAQKIFQKWGFDLS
- the modB gene encoding molybdate ABC transporter permease subunit; this encodes MVLGSFIQRGLGFMLALVLAITALSCVMPCPAAATDDELGSVDSPAVDNAGEQQTVNGVTVSAEGDSALIEGCSFGINDFYRAQAGSNKAVGDRYWGYNYYIGTEPDNLSVISTGDYAVVYIPKATQEAFGFLYDNHNDQDYIKRYFTALDDANAKGSSRLSNVSKWYFTEQQSFEVNGVVFNFDQELDEGRYYAYIIGSDGSDVTSKASSNQVRLDFADFARAVPPSDVQIVQASTGLAWLANFLATMDYSPLWVTLRTTLIAIVFIFILGLAAAYFTMRISPRAQSIFDAIFTIPMVLPPTVCGFLLLLAFGRSTPVGQWFIDVGFPLVFSWQATVIAAVVVAFPLMYRSSRGAFENLDPNMLDAARTLGWSNLRIFFKLMLPLAWSSIAAATVLAYARALGEFGATLFLAGNYAGVTRTIPIAIYFEWMNGNTDIAIFWTIVIIIFSFIVIMFINLWSSRTTKYRRRQTSKKKHGADHGTHTPHLEGGLESAIATEDAGLPEGARS
- a CDS encoding ABC transporter, translating into MSLQMDFRKSLGDFSLDVSVEAGMETLGFLGASGCGKSLTMRCIAGIETPDEGRIVVNDTVYFDSAAKVNLSPQQRKTALLFQNYMLFPNMTIEQNVAAGIPKTVSKGDRDAIVTTELRRFSLEGFSKRYPAQLSGGQQQRVALARMLAARPGILMLDEPFSALDSHLKSVLEQNLVDLFEAFEGTILYVSHDIDEALRFCDRIAVVDDGHILEIDSNDELVNNPQSEAALKLSGCKNTTPVIKADEHAVWAPKWGVRIECEREVPDDVRFLGVRAFYLERASGPGTNNYRVRVDRISDSRFERSALLGFLDRDSSFAPAVERSDDEMRFLHQHLFWRIDKLKDGPEVWPEMGEELWVHLPQEKIYLVSR